The Xenopus tropicalis strain Nigerian chromosome 1, UCB_Xtro_10.0, whole genome shotgun sequence DNA segment atacagcccaggtactgagtgcccactcacacacacagcccaggtactgagtgcccactcacacacacagcccaggtactgagtgccaactcacacacacagcccaggtacggAGTGCcaactcacacatacagcccaggtactgagtgcccactcacacatacagcccaggtactgagtgcccactcacacatacagcccaggtactgagtgcccactcacacatacagcccaggtactgagtgcccactcacacatacagcccaggtactgagtgcccactcacacatacagcccaggtactgagtgcccactcacacatacagcccaggtactgagtgcccactcacacatacagcccaggtactgagtgcccactcacacatacagcccaggtactgagtgcccactcacacatacagccaaGGTattgagtgcccactcacacatacagcccaggtactgagtgcccactcacacatacagcccaggtactgagtgcccactcacatatacagcccaggtactgagtgtccactcacacatacagcccaggtactgagtgcccactcacacatacagcccaggtactgagtgctcactcatatgtatacacacacagaccaggtactgagtgctcactcatatgtatacacacacacagcccaggtactgagtgctcactcatGTGTatacacacagcccaggtactgagtgctcactcatatgtatacacacacacagcccaggtactgagtgctcactcatatgtatacacacacagcccaggtactgagtgctcactcatatgtatacacacacacagcccaggtactgagtgctcactcatatgtatacacacacacagcccaggtactgagtgctcactcatatgtatacacacacagcccaggtactgagtgctcactcatGTGTATACACACAGCACCAgtactgagtgctcactcatatgtatacacacacagcccaggtagtgagtgctcactcatatgtatacacacacacagcccaggtagtgagtgctcactcatatgtatacacacacacagtccaggtactgagtgctcactcatGTGTATACACACAGCGCCAGTACTAAGTgctcactcatatgtatacacacacacagcccaggtactgagtgctcactcatatgtatacacacacacagcccaggtactgagtgcccactcatatgtatacacacacacagcccacgtactgagtgctcactcatatgtatacacacacacagcccaggtactgagtgctcactcatatgtatacacacacacagcccaggtactgagtgctcactcatatgtatacacacacacagcccaggtactgagtgcccactcatatgtatacacacacacagcccaggtactgagtgctcactcatatgtatacacacacagcccaggtactgagtgctcactcatatgtatacacacacacagcccaggtactgagtgctcactcatatgtatacacacagcccaggtactgagtgcccactcatatctatacacacagcctaggtactgagtgcccactcacatgtacacactcacacacacgtgTACTGAttgctctcacacacacacacacacatacaacctGCCCACTCAGAACTCTCTGCTTAAGTTCTGTACATGTTTAACTGCACCTTTTCACAGTCTCTCCTGTTACAGAGGGGATCAGAaagcacagagagagaaacagtaCAAGCTGCCATGGTGGGGATTTGTATattgatttttccttttttactACAGGTCCCTTCCCACCTGGTTCGCTATCTTTCCGACTCTCAGCCTCCCTTCTGCATCCAACGCCCGGACCCCCTGGTGCTGACTGTGCGCAGCCTGGACAGAACCATCAACTTGTACACTAAGGTGCTGGGCATGGAAGCCACAACCTTCAAGGTGCTGATCCCATTACCCAAACTTCCCAGTGTGAGAAGTGAGGTCTCTGTAGTACTTATACCCAGGTGGAGGCAGTGGGAAAGCTCTCTGAGAGTCAGGGCCTTTGGGGGTTTGTGGGAAATGTAGTGCAATAAGAGATGGAGGGCCACAGGTGGGACATGTGCTCATTCAATACGTTGTATTATTTCAGGGAGGCAGGAAGGCTCTGAGCTTTGGGGTGCAAAAGATTAATCTGCATGTGGCTGGGAAAGAATTTGAACCGAAAGCGGCTGTCCCCTCCCCGGGATCAGCTGACCTGTGTCTCATCACCGAGGCGCCACTCAGCACTGTAGCGCAACACCTAAAGGTAAGGCCTAATTATCATTTGTACCTGGGAGAAAGtcagtacaaaaaaaatcttcttgccgcagctaaggtagattccaggggaacacaggggagggggtcctgccgtagctaaggttacaccccagacaaaaggctccttggaactcttggcagccacctttgtagccagaaagggagcagcccctgtcgtaaaaccaaaacaggatttgactccttctgccaacccaaaggcagcttccagaggggccaatcatagctaatcccactgggcctatgggaagccacctagtgagcatgcccagttcagtcttttgcatttactagacagagcactgctctcacaaggggtaactgtgtgtattgtgtcactatggggtctggcgttgtgtgccctcacaataggggcaattacatggggagggccagacagagccggctggctacacacaatacacacctagatgagattaacctacacaatgcatctgctacaacaggtaggaggggggcagggggtacatttcagcataaacagaaatatctcttGGTTTCATCCAATTTATACAGTTTATGTCACACCACGATGTTATGTGGGGGGCCCAAGGATGTTAAATAGGCCCCCTATGCCCcaaaccctcccccgatggctgccttcttctgttcttttagtgcttcattcctaaggagagattgttcagcgtTATTCATGGAataggtgagtatataataattctgtcatttgtttgtttttactatttgcatttatagtttttgtcattgcgtgttttatatataacgttccctttgctgctaatgtAAAGGTCAACTACAACTATCTAATAATAACGTGTTCTACCATCTCAGCTTGTTTGTCTGTCCCgtagatttaaggtccccatacacgagatcaccaagcaagcggatcttcacccgatatccccacctacgggtgggcgatatcggggagcgtgtaggtaaaaaaaaaaaataatttaatcgaattatattggcggcaatggggcagtcggttcggggactgcatcaacgagccgctgcggtccccgatccgactgaattttctaacctggccgatcgatatctggccaatatcaggccagatattggtcgggcaggcctgtcgttgctgcccctacacgggccgataagctgtcgaatcggttcaaggaccaatattggcagctacaatcggcccgtgtatgggggcctttagcccagtttagtgacctctgccctaatacaagtctttattattGGTGGATTTAGTGTTGAATGAATTTGTATGTAGGAAGGCAAGAGAATATTTGTATGAACGGGAGCAGTAGACAGTTATAGTCAATGCATCGTgtgaactataatgagaatgagcagttTCCCTTACCTCGGTGCAGCTGTTGGGCAATGTTCTTCTGCACACCCCTTTCACCCCTGATCTCTCCAATAAAGGGATGCGACAGAAGTTGCCTTGCAGAAGGTCTTCTCGATGGATCTGTCTGCAGGCACTCAGAAATGAAGAAACGGAACTCGTCGCTCCTGGAAAAAAGAAACGGTGGCAAAATTATAGCATATATCATAATTGTTCCTGTTACATAATATCTCATTTCCCAGAGTTCACATGTTTAACAGTCTGTTAATAGAATCAGCACAGCCAAGTGCCCTGTATACCCCATTATCTCTTTAAAGTGCCTCGCTGCCCAATCACAACACAGGCAGATAGGGGCTGTTCGAGACAGCAATAGAGGGTGAGCCCATTACTTACGAACCCTGAATTATTAGGGTACATTTACCTGTGACCAAAATGCTGTCTCTCCGGTTTTGCCAACATCTTAGCCCggcttgtattggctgccagataCCAGCCCCAAGATCTCAAGCTCAGCACGAGAGTCTGCATTTGTGCATTCAAGAGCTACACATATTACACATCACCTTCACCCTTATTTCAGCCCGGACTGGGACActtaataggccctggcatttcatatacacagaggccaaaacagccccacaccagcccaataaaaagtgattggctatggcatcttacagcatttaCCTGCCCTCATTTACCCATTTATCACTTTCCTCATCCTTACTTTACCTCATATCCCAATGCCCCCTCACCATAACTTCTACCTTGCCTATTTCCCTACCTTTCCTGACTCTCTTTCTAATTCACACACCTTATTACACCCGTTCCATGTTCCCgctctccccctaactgcctattccatttccccaccctctgcccctaactgcctattccatttccccaccctctgcccctaactgcctattccatttccccaccctctccccctaactgcctattccatttccccaccctctccccctaactgcctattccatttccccaccctctgcccctaactgcctattccatttccccaccctctccccctaactgcctattccatttccccaccctatcCACCTCTTTTCTGTTTCCGTTTCCCcaccaccccctcactgccttttCCAATTCTAGTGAAAGGGACTCACCATTTTCCCCATGGTGTTAATGATGGCGCGGGACCGCGTGTTAGCTTCTCAATCAGCTTCTGTTGTGAGAGTTTGCTGAATGCTAGGATGTAAAGATACAACACATAAATATGACGACCGATGAATACAACATTTGGGGTGATTCActtgaattcagatttttaagctTTGTCGAATCCTGTAAATTCTGTAACTCAATGTGTTTTATTTCTCAACTGACATACAAAAAATGAATTGGGAATCAGGAAATCAATTATTACAATTGTTTGGAAATGGAAGATACACCCCTTATTGGCCTATACAGGAGCTTGCCAGGTTTTAGCGGCCAGTCTCATTACATTTGTTTTCAAATTTTATTAAATAGGTACATTTACAAGTTTGAAAAgtcaaattctaaaaaaattaaaattcctGTTCTTTGCCTCAAAAAATGGTGTATTATGGAAACGAagcaaattcaaattttagtaaatcggcccctttgtttttaatatttaataatattctaTGTTACAGTGTGACACATAAATGCCCCCTGACCATTCTAATAACAGTTCTACATgcagtatagtacaggtataggacccgttatccagaatgctcaggaccaagggtatttcggataaggggtctttccgtaatttggatctacataccttaaaggagaaggaaagtctgaaAACAACATAAGCTCCAAATAACAGTCATGATATGATACCTTAGACATTGCCCTAGCTTAGCTGTGCCTTGCTTCCTTAAGCTTGAATCTGCAAAAGTCTGCCAAACAAACACATACCTGGTCTCATCCAGAGAAACTTCCGTTTGCTCTGCAGCACAAAATTCccggggccagcgcatgcgcactgTCCTGCAGAGCTGTTCctgtgttttgggtttttttttttaagcagttgCAGTCGCGCCGAAAATCTTGACCctttagccccgcccacttttccaaatcAACCAATCACGGCGCATATGTATTATTtctatgacagtgctgtccaagtcCTGCACAGCCAGGTGACACACacagattttaatgtaatatatatacacaatttatttatatttagttttggctGCAGA contains these protein-coding regions:
- the LOC116411718 gene encoding glyoxalase domain-containing protein 5-like, giving the protein MVGICILIFPFLLQVPSHLVRYLSDSQPPFCIQRPDPLVLTVRSLDRTINLYTKVLGMEATTFKGGRKALSFGVQKINLHVAGKEFEPKAAVPSPGSADLCLITEAPLSTVAQHLKVRPNYHLYLGESQYKKNLLFMSHHDVMWGAQGC